CAAGCTAGTCACAAGTCTAGCTTGGAAAGACGACTTGATTGTTTTAccataataaaaagaaattgcaTGAAATTAAAAGGTGTTCGAATTTACTGTTTGTAATCGTTTGCTAAAGATTTAGTTCTTTTTcactggcttttttttttttgctgcattCTCAAAATATTCGAGTTTGTGGATGACGAACGTGCACCAGCATAAGTTAGTAGGATAACTCATGTCTGAAAAATGCTGTTAACCCAGCGGGAAGAGGTGGGGAACTGTGGTCTGGTCGGGATTGTGGTCTGAACTCTTTCAGAGTACTCTCAGCCACGTTTGCTGTAAAACGTGTTGATAAATGTGGAGCATCTGTCTGCATGCGAGTCTCGGGtagtagttttatttatttatttatttatttgattggtgttttactctgtatacaagaatatttcatttacacgacggcgaccagcattatggtgggaggaaaccgcgatacccacgaccatctgcagtttgctgacaggccttcccgcGTAaggccggcgaggaagccagcatgggctggacttgaactcacggccactacactggtgagaggctcatgggtcattgcgccgcactggtgttctaaccacctcggccacacaGGCCCACCTATGGTAGTAGTTCTATTGACATATAACTAAGTCGCAGGTTTCAAGATACCGATTATAACAAACAACAAGGTGAAATTTCCGTTCGATGATCATGTCCATTCTCTCTTCTAGCAGTTCAGTAAAAAGTAAATCCGGGTATAATATGCATGGCGATAATCCAGAAATAAAGGCCTGTGCTTTTCCACTAAACTCATCCAGTTATCTGTAATTAGACCATACCTCATGCTTACTTACACATTACTACCTTTATAATCATGTCTAAGCTTACATGAACACAACTACAGTTTCAGAGAAATAACACGTTAAGCTTCTTTGTGATACATGCTCGCTATATAAATATTGGATTTGATGACCTTTTCGTGCGCAATGGTGAAGACGGCATGACTACTACATTTTCTCTTTCAGCCACAAATCATGATCACAAAGGCATAAAAGGTTTATTCTAATCAAAATCACAATGTCCTAATTTTTAATCTTCCAATAGATGTTTATAGACAATAGCTGCTCAAAGAACTTTCCAAGACTCCAAGTTAGGCAGCGTTTGTCTGGCTTGGTTAGGTAGCCTGCTTTTCATTTAGTTCTAGGAAAAGGTTCCGAACTGAAAGGATTTCACGGAATAGTTTTCAATATTCTATCTGAATGGAAGACGGGTGAACTAATCCGTGAATTGATATTGAAGCAAAGgtaaaaatattctttgttACTGCAAAAGGAATACAACAATTCATCATTATATACAATCGTACGCGTATGAATAATTGATCACATTCAAGTACAagattttctctctctctctctctatatataggGTACTTTTAGCTTGTTTATACCATTTTTTATCTTCGTTCACCATAACACATAATTAAGATTCTCTAATGCCCTGACATATATACATCCTCTGGAAAATTTGGATGCATTATAACACAAAATAAGCTTCATAACAGTAATCCGGGAAAAGATTATTAAATGAATCATTGCTTATACATTAAATGAATCATTGCTTATACATTAAAAGAATCATTGCTTATACATTACTGCTTGATATAAGGTAAATTCAAGTAATCACAAACGTCCACATAAAACATCCTCCAATTTCATTGGGCAATATTAGAGTTTTGACAATAAATACATTCTTTAAGAATTAAATATTCACATCAACAATATCTCTTAAAATCCAGAAACATAAATATCAGTCCGAAGATTTCATTACAATGATTTCTAAACGGCTTTTAAGGACAGCCGTGTTGGACGTCTCGTTTGACTTTGGTCACGAGTGTCAAGGGAAGTCAGCCCCTAAGCTGCCAAAAAGCTGGGTCATCTCTGACAGCCGCAGTATGTCTATTGTGGTGCACTATTTCCCATTGCTTCATCCAGGGACCATGAAGAGTCGTGTCAAATTCATCCTCCTGAAACAGAAATACGAGTCAAATGAAGCGAACGGCTTTATACACTTTGGAGTTGCTCCTACTCTCCATAACTTTCTGTCAGAGTTCACTGCATGCATACTCGTTTCCGGTTTCGGATTTCCGAGTCAACTTTTTATGAGTGGAAACAACCGTATATACGCTAGAAAACGTACACCTGCATATAATACATTTTATCAAACCAATAATGGGATCTTGTACAATATGTCATTTTAGCCGATCTCTGAGAACGACCAGTAGGCAGTAGGCCACAACTTGTCCTTCCAGAAGAATCAAACACAGGCTGAGATTGCAGATGGTCAACTCATTTAATTTTATCACTTTAACTGGTCCTTACATTTCCAAATGTAGGTTTTAATTTGTGACAGGTGCATTGCTATTACCATTGCGGGTGTAAGGAGTTATAATAGATACATGAAGTCCAGAAAACGacaagaaatgaaacaaatttgaaaaaaatctggCAACCTTCACTGGCTTGGGTAATAAATGTGAATACACCCATTCTGGATTGTCTAGGGGAAGCTATGCAACAAGTTCCAATTTAACATCATGAAACGTTTTGGAAAGACAATCTGGAAAACGGTCAATGTCCTAAAACTAGACAAAATTACCATAATTATAAGAAGAGAATAGACGAATAATTGAACAAGGTTTGTTCAGCACTATAAACCAAGGAAGACACGACTTTGCATAAGAATGAGAACTAATTTCAACCAATTTGTGTGActgaagtcaggaggtttgacaGGTATATCTGGCGTAGGGCAGAGAATTTCATTTCGGTTTCTTCCATATATAAACGTGTAAGTAAACTCCAGTCATGCAATGAAATTTTATCAAATCACTCACCATTATGGCATTCACATATTGCTCCTGCAGTGTAGTCCTGTCTATCTCGTTGAATGTATCCCAATCAATGTGGACGCTGGGATTTGTGCTTGACCTCATTTCCACCCCCTTTTTGAGGCCCCAGAGCCCGAAGGATGACCCCGGTTTTTGCCATCGTAAGTCAACGCTCCATCGTATGTCGCTCGAGAAATTCACTGTGCTTAAAGAGGTAATCATAGGGCCGAATTACAACATTTGAAAATCCGATGCAAATTTTAAGGAAAAAATGGATTAAAATTTCAAAGGAAAATGTTATCCAGCATTTTTACCGCCTTTTTGAGAATAAGATTTTCCCTGCTGGTTAATTTATCACTGTTCATCTTTTAATGAAACTGATTTAAGTTATTTAATTTTAACCAGCCATGTACCTTACCTGCCATGTGGTACGATGTTGTTGAACAAGACAAAGCCGCCGTATTTTACAGGAGCTGCAACCACGTCCCGGGCCATATCCACTCCTGAAACCAACAAGGAAATTAAACTGTATATGATAGTCATTTTACCAGGTATTTTACTTATGCTTGTTTCTGCAAGTCAGTTACAGTTTTGAATGGCATTTTGAAATAATCATACTCTCGTCCATTTATGAATGAAAACgtgtttttgtaaatttcagcacgttCCAATCCGTTCACATTAACGCACCTAACTTCCTTTCCATCTCGTCTTTCTCCAGCCTGACATAAAATGTATCCCCGTGACAGCACTGGTGCTTAGCAACTTTTCCACTCCTGTGCCCTCCTTTTacaaactaaaaataaaacatacatgtactggttgTATTAACAGATAGCTATATGCACGAGCTGAAGATTgtctacacacacaaaaaatcacttgtgttgtatgaacactaACTTGTGTTCTCGCCAACAAAaatcttgtgtcatatttgaacaattcTATTTTGTATTGAATTAACACAAGATCTAGTGATGAAAGAATAGTGAAGTTTAATGTTATACACATTACTTGTTGCAAAATgtgcaagttttttttacattgcataaattacctcattttggttcaacaatagtttgtgttttattatttgcaacACAAATAGGGTAGTTCAAATTTATTCAATACTTGTTTGAATGAGGACAACACCAGTTGATGTGATTGGTTTCAATACAAATGTTTTTGGTGTGCAGGAATTTTCCTCTAACGCTTTCTATTCAATGAATTCTCTcataagtgtttatttatttatctatttattttttaaatttatttttgattgctgtttaacatcgtactcagaAATTCTTTGCCTATAGGATGGCAGCTAGTTTATTGAGTTGAGGAATCCATTATGGCCGGATTAAAACCTCCTACCTTTGGCAGGTTAATAATatactttcctacatgtgacttACGAATATGCACACAGCATTGGTGGAGGATAAGTGGTCCTCAACGGACGTTAGACTCCGAAACAACGTGGTCAACTATGCCCTAGAGAAAGGTAGAGTGGAAGggcataaacatatatatgtatgtatgtgcctAAAGCCTGACAGAGAAACCTGTAATCCATTCGATCACCGGATCAGTGCCTTTTACACATTTTGCGAAAGGTGACTGAGAAGACTTAACCTTCAGACAACCATTTTCTTCAGTAGCATCTAGGAATGGAATCCAGGCGGACAGCACGAACTGACTATATGACTCATTGTCCATGTAAGCGGCGTCTGAAAACAAAGCCGTTTATATTGTGTATAGCAAATTGGGCCATGTGTAAATGTGACAGTTGCCTATTTGTACTAAAATTATTGAATCATTAACATGGTCAGAAGATGTAGCGTGGGTCCAAGGAAAATCCAGTACCTGTACCAATTTCACAGACAGTGTTTACCCACAGGAAGAATCATTTGTTTTCACTATTGCCTGAATTTGCAGATGGAAAGCTGTAAATGTGTTCAGTGTCTGTCGTAGAAAATTGAGTGATGGTGAGTGTTGTAGTTGTCAGCAGCATAGAGACACAGAAATGTGCTGTACCTTGGTGCCAAGGAACCGTAGTGACTTCATCTCGGGGAACTTTTGGTCTCAGGTTCCACACCGGATTCCCCCACACTTCAGGTCCCAAAATCTGCTCGGCTAAGTTCAACAACCGCTCATTGGCCCACAAACTTTGCAAACTCTGTGATATCAAAGTTAACatcatctttattttttctATAAAAATACAATTTGGATGAAAATCTTTCCAATTTTTGAACCTGGTTAAATTGTTTCAATCTTATTGACTCATAAAATTgaagacagaaaacaaaattaaaactccaATACAATGCGAAATTTATAGCTTATTAAAAGCTTATGATTTACAATTTATAAACGTTGTTAGGTCTTAAAAGACTTTTCTTAAAACAGCGCTTAGATGTTCCTGATATTAAATTACGTGGTTCAAAAATAAGTGCtttaatcacatttaaaatgttgattttggCTTTGTGCATCTGGCTTCTTgcctttttcttttaaatatcgTTATAAATCTCCAGACTCTATACGgttgtgaaaatatatatatatattttgtatgctTTTGAGTTTCCATTCATGTATAAAGTTTTCCTACTCTTAGTGTTAGTGTTTCTTGTTTAACGAAGTCtttatgcacatgtgtacacctTTTCAGAAAGCATGATTAAAAATTTAGCTGTTGAAAGCATGTGTATTTTCCAATCGGGAGAATTACCACGTGATACCTTACCTTAGGCACCTGTTGGGCCCTTTTAAGGAGGACAATATTTGCACCTGGATAGTCTTGATCAATCCTTGTTAGCCTTTTGAAAGTCCCGAAATCCTTGTAAAGGTCTGGCAAGAAGGAAAGTCAGGTTCTGTTTACACATGCCAGAAAGACATGACTATGGGTAGATAATTAAAAGCTGTAGACACAATATACGTCCTTACATTGTAGGTGCATGGGTTCGCAATCTGTGTGTGGATTAACTATACTATGATAAAACACCAGTCTTGGACACAGCCTTCTGAGAATAGCTTATAGGTTTATAtatgtaatggttgaaggatatCACTACGTAAGTCACACCAAGATTCGAACTCACGTCTCAGAAGCTGAAGTCCAGCGTtataccaactgagctaaaggaaAGTTACATTCCTCCCCACTTTAATCCTTTCCCTCTCCCAAGACACATCCTCGTTTAAAGGCCCGGTACGTTCGTACTTTTGTTGGTGTTGATTTTGTTGATGCGTATACCGtcatttccatatatatatatatatatatatatatatatatatatatatatatatatatatatatatagtagaaAGCAAAGGTTTCATACAGCTTCTGTATGCATATAAAATATACACTTACCTTTAATTTTACCTGCTTTGAACAACTGTTCGGCAAGGTCATCCACAAGGTCATCTATCCAATCCTTAACGGGTTCAAGTTCTGACTTGTCAAAGTAATCGTCGATTATAAGATAACCCTAGAAAAAGGTTTATAATCACATTCTGCATTATACATGGTTACTCATGGACAAGTTCTCATGCCGATCTTATTCGTAAATCGGAGTTTTTTCTTATGACTGGGTTCCCGAACAGATACCCACTAATATATCTGGTAAGCGTGCCTGTTGTCCATATGAAATGTAATGCAAGACAAATGGCAATTCACTGTGAACTTAATACAATGTTCAGTGTAGCGAGCATTCTCATTTTTAATATACTGCCACATACTAACGCCTTTGTTACAAGTGCATCGattaaggtttgtttgtttgatagGGATTTAAGGTAGATTTCAACATTATTCCCGTCATATCACGACTTGTAGCAGGTTAGGCCCAATGACGACATATcgatagtgctgcctcactggagcaCTCTACCGAAGGCACCACACACAACACCCCacacagttacattatactaacacAAAGCCGACCAGAACTTGACTTAGTCCTCATCAACCTGGGTAAAGCCAAGATTACCGATCTTAGTCTAGTGTATGAATTTATTCGGAATAGAATCCCCTAGGATACTTATATGCTGTACAAGGTGAACGCTctatccattaggccaccgcATGAAGCGTGTCTTTTTTATTAACACAGATGTCCTCTCCGACAAGCATGACAACCTAAATAATTTTTTAGAATAAGGCACTTAGTTCCTCGAAGATAAATAGCGCGATACCTTACATTTGACataaattgtttaattttcGCGGAATAGTTATTACTTTCTAAAAACCTCACACAATCCAGTTTAAAACAAGATGGCAGAGAGGCAGATTGGGAGGTGTGAGGGGTTGTGGGGGTTGTACGTGGTGGTAAACCTATATTTCCCTCGGAGTAGCGGTATGGCACTAAAACAGTGAAGCGAATAAGTCAAAAGATCAATCTGTACATATATCAGAAATATTGTTCTCAAGCAgtcaaaaaaaaatagatcCACTATCCGCATGCTTATGGCTTACAGCCAGTTGAGCTATCAGTATTGCAGAATGGACATACCTGTACCAACCTCAGTGACACATATACTCACATCTTGAACGAATTGCTTGATTTGCTCCTGGCTCAACTGCCCGGGTTTTTTAGTTTTCGGGGGAGGAGGGACATGGCAGAATACCTCCGGAAAAGCCTCGTTACTCTCCCCTGGCCAGACTTTGCTATCTTGCTTAGGGTTCGTGATTTCCATGGTGAGTGTCCTAGGACGTCAGGCAAAGTGACTGTTGCAACGCTACGTGGTTAACAGTATTTATTCGACAGAAATCTCCACACTGCTACCAAGCACGACCTACATAGATATATAGAATCAGGGATTGGTTTCAAGCATACTTAGCGTTAAGTTGTCCTTAGGCTAAgtacactttatatctctacaacgtCAGGGTAGCTAAGAGCTTACTTAGCttagtgagcttcatgaaaccggccccaggtGGAGTCGTCTCGGGATCAGATCGTTTACGAAGACGGAAACGGACTCAAAAGGGCTGTGTATTAAGTTATGAGGAATACTGTGGCAAGTATACACCTGATTTCAGATATAACACTATAGTCAAGATAACATCTAAAGTCATAATAATTCGCATTTATGCAGTAATTGTGCttttagaatacatgtataatacaggCATGTTCAAAGCACAATGCTGTCGCCGTGAGTTCCaactcatgctggattcctctccggccgtaagtgggaaggtcttgcagcaggcTGCGGATGgccttggctctgcccggtttcctcccaccataatgctggcggccattgtgaaatattcttgaataaaacaccaatcgaataaataaataaataaaaacacaattaTTCCATAAATTCGCAGTATGTATACAAAATGTTAAGCTTTTCTTGAAGCAACTACTGTATCATGGATGTTTATGAGGTTgctgtataaaaatatacatgctgGTGTAGAAATACTCCAGTACCAACCGCCGGTCGCGAGCCGCCGAAAGTGGTCGTCTTTAGAAATTTGGCGACTTCTCgccaaataattaataatttatagTGTTGATAAAAATTTCAGATGTCTATAACTTTACGGAAAAAGTGAAAATCACctcctgactaatgtttatgtaaattgaAAGACTACTATTCAAAGTATCGTataccggcattaaatattttttagattttttttcaacccagtaaaagtttagtgaaacttcttCTTGTCGCATCTTCAtcgcgtctccattatcgacatCAAGGAGATGTCACATTTACtttagctctctaacgtcgaagctATTTCCCGTATAATAGCCTAAGCAGTACCCTATGGCAGATtataaagttgtggacttcggcgatgaaggaccaagtgataaatagctttctcggaaattggacatactagAAGGATATTTCCTCCACTGCTTGAATTGTttatacagtaggcctactatatcatttatacagtttacgaGTAGTCTACAAATCCAcagccggggtattcctggATCAGGTCGTAGCCCCCGAACGGATTTGTTCTGGTACCTGTAATtctgacccctattaaatatttataaaattacaatatGATTGTTGTACAACGGGATTCATGCTCAGTTcagacacaaatggaaataaatctaagcaccactgaggctgatctgaGCACTCGGCTGTCGCTGGT
Above is a window of Liolophura sinensis isolate JHLJ2023 chromosome 7, CUHK_Ljap_v2, whole genome shotgun sequence DNA encoding:
- the LOC135470975 gene encoding phytanoyl-CoA dioxygenase domain-containing protein 1-like, with protein sequence MEITNPKQDSKVWPGESNEAFPEVFCHVPPPPKTKKPGQLSQEQIKQFVQDGYLIIDDYFDKSELEPVKDWIDDLVDDLAEQLFKAGKIKDLYKDFGTFKRLTRIDQDYPGANIVLLKRAQQVPKSLQSLWANERLLNLAEQILGPEVWGNPVWNLRPKVPRDEVTTVPWHQDAAYMDNESYSQFVLSAWIPFLDATEENGCLKFVKGGHRSGKVAKHQCCHGDTFYVRLEKDEMERKLGVDMARDVVAAPVKYGGFVLFNNIVPHGSTVNFSSDIRWSVDLRWQKPGSSFGLWGLKKGVEMRSSTNPSVHIDWDTFNEIDRTTLQEQYVNAIMEDEFDTTLHGPWMKQWEIVHHNRHTAAVRDDPAFWQLRG